Proteins encoded by one window of Enterobacter pseudoroggenkampii:
- a CDS encoding beta-galactosidase, whose translation MSHTSSLTLSDILARRDWENPGVTQWNRLAAHAPLHSWRNESSARDDAGSLSRRSLNGIWRFSYFSAPEQVPQAWVTEDCADAIAMPVPSNWQMQGFDTPIYTNVTYPIPANPPFVPQENPTGCYSLTFDVDDAWLQSGQTRIIFDGVNSAFHLWCNGQWIGYSQDSRLPAEFDLSAALRPGQNRLAVMVLRWCDGSYLEDQDMWRMSGIFRDVSLLHKPETHIADYHVVTDLNAELDRAALKVEVALTGADYAECDVAITLWRNGERCGGTTQRSGSAIVDERGNWAERLTAAIPVTAPALWSAETPELYRLTIVLLDAQGSVLETEACDVGFRRVDISNGLLKLNGKPLLIRGVNRHEHHPENGQVMDEATMRRDIEIMKQHNFNAVRCSHYPNHPLWYRLCDRYGLYVVDEANIETHGMVPMSRLADDPRWLPAMSERVTRMMQRDRNHPSIIIWSLGNESGHGANHDALYRWVKSTDPTRPVQYEGGGANTAATDIVCPMYARVDQDQPFPAVPKWSIKKWIGMPDETRPLILCEYAHAMGNSFGGFAKYWQAFRSHPRLQGGFVWDWVDQALTKQDEEGNTFWAYGGDFGDKPNDRQFCLNGLVFPDRTPHPALYEAQRAQQFFTFTRVSTSPLVIEVQSGYLFRHTDNEVLNWTVARDGEVLASGEVTLAIAPGGAQRLEIALPELKAEPGEVWLNVEVRQPRATPWSPADHRCAWDQWPLPAPLFIAPPVPAGEPPVLRQSDRILEIAHGQQRWQFDRASGNLTQWWRNGVETLLSPLTDNVSRAPLDNDIGVSEATQIDPNAWVERWKAAGMYDLTLRVLRCEAEQHAGEVVVTTLHVGEYHGKTLFLSRKVWRVDDRGDLHGDIQVDMASDIPEPARIGLSVHLAETPEYVSWLGLGPHENYPDRKLAAQHGRWTLPLVEMHTPYIFPTENGLRCDTRELVLGTHQLNGRFHFSVSRYSQQQLRETTHHHLLREEPGCWLNLDAFHMGVGGDDSWSPSVSPEFILQKRQLRYTFSWQQNP comes from the coding sequence ATGTCTCATACATCTTCGCTGACCCTCAGCGACATCCTGGCCCGTCGGGACTGGGAAAACCCCGGCGTTACCCAGTGGAACCGTCTGGCCGCACACGCGCCGTTGCACAGCTGGCGTAATGAATCTTCTGCCAGAGATGACGCTGGTTCCCTCAGCAGGCGCTCCCTCAACGGGATCTGGCGGTTTAGCTACTTTTCAGCGCCGGAGCAGGTTCCTCAGGCATGGGTAACAGAAGATTGCGCGGATGCCATTGCGATGCCCGTGCCGTCTAACTGGCAGATGCAGGGGTTCGACACGCCCATCTATACCAATGTCACCTACCCGATCCCCGCCAACCCGCCTTTTGTGCCGCAGGAAAACCCGACCGGTTGTTACTCGCTCACATTCGATGTGGATGACGCCTGGCTGCAGAGCGGGCAAACCCGAATTATTTTTGATGGCGTGAACTCTGCGTTCCATCTGTGGTGCAACGGGCAGTGGATAGGCTATTCCCAGGACAGTCGATTGCCCGCCGAATTTGACCTCTCGGCGGCATTACGCCCCGGGCAGAACCGCCTGGCGGTCATGGTCTTGCGCTGGTGCGACGGCAGCTATCTGGAAGATCAGGACATGTGGCGCATGAGCGGCATTTTCCGCGATGTCTCCCTGCTGCATAAGCCGGAGACGCACATTGCGGATTATCATGTGGTTACCGATCTGAATGCGGAGCTGGACCGCGCGGCGCTGAAAGTCGAGGTCGCGCTAACAGGCGCTGACTACGCGGAGTGCGACGTGGCGATAACGCTGTGGCGCAACGGTGAACGCTGTGGCGGCACCACCCAACGGTCAGGCTCTGCCATTGTGGATGAACGCGGCAACTGGGCCGAGCGGTTAACGGCGGCCATCCCGGTTACAGCCCCCGCGTTATGGAGTGCGGAAACCCCGGAACTCTATCGCCTGACGATTGTGCTTTTGGATGCGCAGGGCAGCGTGCTGGAGACGGAAGCGTGCGATGTCGGCTTCCGCCGGGTTGACATCAGCAACGGCCTGCTGAAGCTCAACGGAAAACCGCTGCTGATCCGCGGGGTTAACCGGCACGAGCATCATCCGGAAAACGGCCAGGTGATGGACGAAGCGACGATGCGTCGCGATATCGAGATCATGAAGCAGCACAACTTCAACGCCGTGCGCTGCTCGCACTACCCGAACCATCCGCTGTGGTACCGGCTTTGCGATCGCTATGGGCTGTACGTTGTTGACGAAGCCAACATCGAAACCCACGGCATGGTGCCGATGAGCCGCCTCGCTGACGATCCGCGCTGGCTGCCCGCCATGAGCGAGCGCGTGACCCGCATGATGCAGCGCGATCGTAATCATCCCTCAATTATCATCTGGTCGCTGGGCAATGAGTCCGGGCACGGTGCAAACCACGACGCGCTGTATCGCTGGGTGAAATCCACGGATCCGACGCGTCCGGTGCAGTATGAAGGCGGCGGCGCGAACACGGCGGCGACGGATATTGTCTGTCCGATGTATGCCCGGGTCGATCAGGATCAGCCGTTCCCGGCAGTGCCTAAATGGTCAATCAAGAAATGGATCGGCATGCCGGATGAAACCCGCCCGCTGATCCTCTGCGAATACGCCCATGCGATGGGGAACAGCTTCGGCGGGTTCGCGAAATACTGGCAGGCGTTTCGCAGCCACCCTCGGTTGCAGGGGGGATTTGTCTGGGACTGGGTCGATCAGGCTCTGACGAAGCAAGATGAAGAGGGCAATACGTTCTGGGCATACGGCGGGGATTTTGGCGATAAGCCGAACGATCGACAGTTCTGTCTTAACGGGCTGGTGTTCCCCGATCGCACGCCGCACCCGGCGCTGTACGAGGCGCAGCGCGCCCAGCAGTTCTTTACCTTTACGCGGGTTAGCACCTCTCCGCTGGTGATTGAGGTGCAAAGCGGCTACCTGTTCCGCCACACCGATAACGAAGTGCTGAACTGGACGGTTGCCCGGGACGGGGAGGTGCTGGCTTCGGGCGAGGTGACGCTGGCGATAGCCCCTGGAGGCGCTCAGCGTCTGGAGATCGCTCTGCCAGAATTGAAAGCCGAGCCGGGGGAAGTCTGGCTGAATGTTGAAGTACGCCAGCCGCGGGCAACGCCGTGGTCACCGGCAGACCATCGCTGCGCGTGGGATCAGTGGCCGCTTCCCGCTCCACTCTTTATTGCTCCGCCAGTCCCGGCGGGCGAGCCGCCGGTGTTAAGGCAAAGCGATCGCATCCTGGAGATCGCGCATGGTCAACAGCGCTGGCAGTTCGATCGCGCATCCGGAAACCTGACCCAATGGTGGCGAAATGGCGTTGAAACGCTGCTTTCACCTCTGACGGATAACGTCAGCCGTGCGCCGCTGGACAACGACATTGGCGTGAGTGAAGCGACGCAGATCGATCCGAATGCCTGGGTTGAACGCTGGAAAGCGGCGGGCATGTACGATCTCACTTTACGCGTTTTGCGCTGTGAGGCAGAGCAGCATGCGGGCGAAGTCGTGGTCACCACCCTCCACGTCGGGGAGTATCATGGCAAAACGCTGTTCCTGAGCCGTAAAGTCTGGCGGGTGGACGATCGGGGCGATCTGCACGGCGATATTCAGGTCGATATGGCGTCTGATATTCCGGAACCTGCACGGATTGGCCTGAGCGTTCATCTCGCCGAAACGCCGGAATATGTTTCCTGGCTGGGGCTGGGGCCGCATGAAAACTACCCGGACAGAAAGCTGGCGGCACAGCATGGGCGCTGGACATTACCCCTGGTGGAGATGCACACGCCGTATATCTTCCCGACGGAAAATGGTTTGCGCTGCGATACCCGCGAACTTGTGCTGGGAACGCATCAGCTGAATGGCAGGTTCCATTTCTCGGTGAGCCGCTACAGCCAGCAGCAGCTGCGGGAGACAACCCATCATCATCTGCTGCGGGAAGAGCCGGGGTGCTGGCTCAACCTCGATGCGTTCCATATGGGCGTGGGCGGCGACGATTCCTGGAGCCCCAGCGTTTCACCGGAATTCATTCTGCAGAAACGCCAGCTTCGCTACACCTTTAGCTGGCAGCAAAATCCTTAA
- a CDS encoding nickel/cobalt efflux protein RcnA, which translates to MTDFASLLQQGNAWLFVPSAILLGALHGLEPGHSKTMMAAFIVAIRGTLKQAVLLGLAATLSHTAVVWLVAMAGLWFGRGWDAHTSEPWFQLISGVLIVAIALWMAWRTWKESQPHDHHHHHHDHHHHDHHHHEHPLVEEEWQDAHQRAHAQDINRRFSGQNVTTGQIVMFGLTGGLIPCPASITVLLICLQLKHFALGATLVFSFSIGLALTLVASGAIAALSLKHATKRWPEFSEFSRKAPWISAALITMVGIYMSLHGLSGILA; encoded by the coding sequence ATGACCGATTTTGCTTCACTCCTGCAGCAGGGTAATGCCTGGCTGTTTGTTCCCAGCGCCATCCTGCTCGGTGCGCTGCATGGCCTGGAACCGGGCCACTCAAAGACCATGATGGCCGCTTTTATCGTGGCCATCCGCGGCACGCTGAAACAGGCGGTACTGCTCGGCCTGGCGGCCACGCTCTCCCATACGGCGGTGGTCTGGCTCGTTGCTATGGCGGGATTATGGTTTGGTCGGGGCTGGGATGCGCATACGTCCGAACCCTGGTTCCAGCTGATCTCCGGGGTGTTGATCGTTGCGATCGCCCTGTGGATGGCGTGGCGAACCTGGAAAGAGAGCCAGCCACACGATCATCACCATCATCATCACGATCATCATCATCATGATCATCACCATCACGAACACCCGCTGGTTGAAGAGGAGTGGCAGGATGCCCACCAGCGCGCGCACGCGCAGGATATTAACCGCCGCTTCAGCGGTCAAAACGTCACCACCGGACAGATCGTCATGTTCGGCCTGACCGGCGGGCTTATCCCCTGCCCGGCCTCCATCACCGTTTTGCTGATCTGCCTGCAGCTGAAGCATTTTGCCCTCGGCGCGACGCTGGTGTTCAGCTTCAGTATTGGTCTGGCGTTAACCCTGGTCGCTTCCGGCGCGATTGCCGCCTTAAGCCTCAAACATGCGACAAAACGCTGGCCCGAATTTAGCGAATTTTCCCGTAAAGCGCCATGGATCTCCGCAGCGCTGATTACCATGGTAGGGATTTATATGAGCCTGCACGGTCTGAGCGGCATTCTGGCGTAA
- a CDS encoding metal/formaldehyde-sensitive transcriptional repressor: protein MSHTVRDKKMLLTRLKKIQGQSNALEKMLNSDHECAEVLQQLAAIRGAVNGMMMQVIEGHLTDHVVKEPEEAQREADLGVVLQVIKSYLK from the coding sequence ATGTCACATACCGTTCGCGACAAGAAAATGTTACTGACTCGCCTGAAGAAAATTCAGGGCCAGAGTAACGCCCTGGAGAAAATGCTCAACAGCGATCACGAATGCGCCGAGGTGTTACAGCAGCTGGCGGCGATCCGCGGGGCGGTCAACGGCATGATGATGCAGGTGATCGAAGGGCATTTAACCGATCATGTGGTGAAAGAACCTGAAGAAGCGCAGCGTGAAGCCGATCTTGGCGTGGTGCTGCAGGTGATCAAATCCTATCTTAAGTAG
- a CDS encoding EAL domain-containing protein encodes MKTRHLVSLVTGVLIFSVLVPICLSIWLAHRQAEDKFVDALENYASRVLIRTDKVVDQAKEALNHLQAFEGVPCSPLQLREMRRVAFSWRYVQEVIYIDNLRPLCSSLEQTSHAAPFPPPMRITEDGYSAWLTTQNDLGFHRYMAVLGQGHYLVLVDPASLVDVIPFGEIAIDAALVGSTTHRIFASSNTLDPHIRDMIKGQEMTSIQYDGSMYVMKPVPELGFTVVAWATLKPLAETWHRQLLLWLPFGVLISLLAALFVLRILRRIQSPRNRLLDAINSRDFVVHYQPIVALCSGKIVGAEALTRWPQPDGSSLSPDIFIPLAEQTGLISQLTQLVIEKVFEDMGNWLHLHPDQHISINLAPADLTSGTLPPLMSHLLNKWKVHPSQIALEVTERGFADPKISAPAIAAFRRSGHPVYIDDFGTGYSSLSYLQDLDVDTLKIDKSFVDALEYKNVTPHIIEMAKSLQLAMVAEGVETAGQLAWLHQHGVQYGQGWYYSKALPKMEFILWAENNLGTHST; translated from the coding sequence ATGAAAACCCGACATCTGGTCAGTCTGGTGACTGGCGTACTTATCTTTTCCGTGCTGGTCCCCATTTGCCTGAGCATCTGGCTGGCCCATCGCCAGGCGGAAGATAAATTTGTCGATGCGCTGGAAAACTATGCCTCACGTGTGCTGATACGCACCGACAAGGTCGTGGATCAGGCGAAAGAAGCGCTTAATCATCTGCAGGCCTTTGAGGGCGTGCCGTGCAGCCCGTTGCAGTTAAGGGAGATGCGACGGGTCGCTTTCTCGTGGCGATACGTTCAGGAAGTGATTTATATCGACAACCTCAGGCCGCTCTGCTCCTCTCTTGAGCAAACCAGCCATGCGGCCCCTTTCCCCCCGCCGATGCGCATTACCGAAGACGGTTACAGCGCATGGCTGACCACGCAAAACGATCTTGGGTTTCATCGCTACATGGCGGTGCTGGGGCAAGGTCATTACCTTGTCCTGGTCGATCCGGCCTCACTGGTGGATGTCATCCCTTTCGGCGAGATAGCGATTGATGCAGCCCTTGTTGGAAGCACAACACACCGTATCTTCGCCAGCAGCAATACACTCGATCCGCATATCCGTGACATGATCAAAGGTCAGGAGATGACCAGCATACAGTACGACGGTTCAATGTACGTTATGAAGCCTGTACCAGAACTGGGGTTTACCGTTGTCGCATGGGCTACGCTCAAACCGCTGGCGGAAACCTGGCACCGGCAGCTGCTTTTATGGCTCCCCTTCGGCGTCCTGATAAGCCTGCTTGCCGCGCTCTTTGTCCTGCGGATACTGCGTCGCATTCAGTCGCCGCGCAACCGCCTGCTCGACGCCATTAACAGCCGCGATTTTGTGGTTCACTATCAGCCCATCGTGGCGCTGTGTAGCGGAAAAATTGTCGGCGCAGAAGCGCTGACGCGCTGGCCGCAGCCGGACGGAAGCAGCCTCTCGCCTGATATTTTTATTCCTCTTGCCGAGCAAACCGGGCTTATCTCCCAGCTGACGCAGCTCGTTATCGAAAAAGTGTTCGAGGATATGGGCAACTGGCTGCACCTTCACCCCGATCAGCATATCTCCATCAACCTCGCCCCCGCCGATTTAACCTCCGGCACGCTGCCACCGCTGATGAGTCACTTGCTGAACAAATGGAAGGTCCACCCGAGCCAAATCGCCCTTGAGGTCACCGAGCGCGGCTTTGCCGATCCAAAAATCAGCGCGCCGGCTATCGCCGCATTCCGTCGTTCGGGGCACCCTGTCTATATAGATGATTTTGGTACGGGCTATTCCAGCCTGAGCTACCTGCAGGATCTGGATGTCGACACGCTAAAAATTGATAAATCGTTCGTGGATGCGCTGGAGTACAAAAACGTGACGCCGCACATTATTGAAATGGCGAAGTCGCTGCAGCTGGCGATGGTTGCGGAAGGCGTCGAGACCGCCGGTCAGCTCGCCTGGCTGCACCAGCACGGCGTGCAGTACGGACAGGGCTGGTACTACAGCAAAGCGCTGCCGAAAATGGAATTTATCCTTTGGGCAGAGAATAACCTCGGCACGCATTCTACTTAA
- a CDS encoding type B 50S ribosomal protein L31, which translates to MKPNIHPAYRTVVFHDTSANEYFKVGSTIKTDREIELDGETYPYITIEVSSKSHPFYTGKQKTFSTDGSAARFRKRFGGFLNAKRG; encoded by the coding sequence ATGAAACCCAATATCCATCCAGCCTATCGCACCGTGGTCTTCCACGACACCAGCGCGAATGAATACTTCAAGGTTGGCTCAACCATTAAGACCGACCGCGAAATTGAACTCGACGGTGAAACATATCCGTATATCACCATCGAGGTTTCTTCAAAATCGCACCCGTTTTATACCGGTAAGCAGAAAACGTTCTCCACGGACGGTAGCGCAGCGCGCTTCCGCAAGCGTTTTGGCGGCTTTCTCAATGCGAAGCGGGGCTAA
- the ykgO gene encoding type B 50S ribosomal protein L36, with protein MQVLNSLRSAKQRHPDCQIVKRKGRLYVICKSNPRFKAVQGRKKRR; from the coding sequence ATGCAGGTACTTAACTCATTACGCAGTGCAAAGCAGCGTCACCCGGATTGCCAGATAGTCAAACGCAAGGGACGCTTATACGTGATTTGCAAATCCAATCCGCGCTTTAAGGCGGTTCAGGGACGTAAAAAAAGACGCTAG
- a CDS encoding GNAT family N-acetyltransferase produces the protein MKTFNQFGQPVGEALTDWQPRQHPSRVVLQGHYCRLEPLRVEHAQALFSAYSLAEDTRSWTWLLREPDATAEEFAEWVASVSELSDPIHFTVMDNRTQSPVGTLSLMRIDPKNGVVEVGHVHFSPLLSRTPMSTEAQYLLMRYVFDTLGYRRYEWKCNSLNEPSRKAALRLGFQFEGRFRQALVIKGHNRDTDWFSILDKEWPTLANAFERWLATDNFTADGKQKRSLESWRETRV, from the coding sequence ATGAAGACATTCAATCAGTTCGGACAGCCGGTGGGCGAAGCGCTTACCGACTGGCAACCCCGTCAGCACCCGTCCCGGGTGGTCCTTCAGGGTCACTATTGTCGGCTTGAGCCGCTGCGCGTGGAGCATGCCCAGGCGCTGTTCTCTGCGTATTCCCTGGCCGAAGATACCCGCAGCTGGACGTGGCTACTGCGTGAACCCGATGCCACCGCAGAGGAGTTTGCCGAATGGGTGGCGAGCGTAAGTGAGTTATCCGATCCCATCCACTTTACCGTGATGGATAACCGGACTCAGTCCCCCGTTGGAACGCTGTCTCTGATGCGGATCGATCCTAAAAACGGGGTCGTGGAAGTGGGGCACGTTCACTTCTCTCCCCTGTTAAGCCGCACGCCAATGTCGACAGAGGCGCAATATCTGCTGATGCGGTATGTGTTCGATACCCTGGGCTACCGGCGTTATGAGTGGAAGTGCAATAGCCTGAACGAACCTTCCCGCAAAGCCGCCCTGCGCCTGGGTTTTCAGTTTGAGGGGCGCTTTCGCCAGGCGCTGGTGATAAAAGGCCACAACCGGGATACCGACTGGTTTTCGATTCTCGATAAAGAGTGGCCGACGCTGGCGAACGCCTTTGAACGCTGGCTTGCCACCGACAATTTTACTGCCGATGGCAAACAGAAAAGATCCCTGGAAAGCTGGCGAGAAACGCGCGTCTAG
- a CDS encoding PLP-dependent aminotransferase family protein codes for MNIPGDEFYTLLHAALKTRGEETLQRALYLALREAIVCGRLRSGSQLSGSRTLAQQLSLSRNTVNAALDQLTLEGYLQRNRQGTRVAQLAHRSVTRTMPDPAIALAKRVGLLPAPVPRDTPVLAFTPGTPAINYFPLPLWRRLYDRVMREEGNALLGYGDPAGEPSLRAAIARHLALSRGIDCDASQIVITEGALEGVNQCTMLLSEPGDIAWVENPGYSGAKSAFVKTGLAMTGIPVDDEGMCWEGLDAPAPSLIFTSPSHQFPYGSVLSARRRLALLELARQHNAWIIEDDYDSEFRYAGEPVPAMLGMVNNAPVVYLGTFSKTLFPSLRMGFMVLPPALAKAARPAIGSLLRGGHRAEQRTLALFIEDGHYARHLAAMRRLYRKRYRQLREVLGAELHAPHRILAGEGGMHLTLAIDNIDDQKLVEQARAFQLAPAALSGYYLEAKQGQTGLVLGYGNTSASQFASGIRRLQALITQQQGGKG; via the coding sequence ATGAATATACCGGGTGATGAATTTTATACCTTGCTCCATGCAGCCCTGAAAACACGCGGGGAAGAGACGCTCCAGCGCGCGCTCTACCTTGCTCTGCGGGAGGCCATAGTGTGCGGAAGGCTACGATCCGGCAGCCAGCTTTCCGGTTCGCGAACGCTTGCTCAGCAGCTCTCCCTTTCCCGGAATACCGTCAATGCGGCGCTGGACCAGCTCACTCTCGAAGGGTATTTGCAGCGTAATCGCCAGGGAACGCGGGTGGCACAGTTAGCTCACCGTTCCGTCACCCGGACAATGCCGGACCCTGCCATCGCGCTCGCAAAACGGGTCGGGCTGCTGCCTGCGCCAGTGCCCCGGGACACGCCTGTTCTGGCGTTTACCCCAGGCACGCCGGCCATCAACTATTTTCCGCTGCCGCTGTGGCGGCGACTGTACGATCGCGTGATGCGGGAGGAGGGAAATGCTCTGCTAGGGTATGGCGACCCGGCCGGCGAGCCGTCGCTGCGGGCCGCGATTGCCCGACATCTCGCCCTGTCCCGGGGTATTGACTGCGACGCCAGCCAGATTGTGATAACCGAAGGCGCGCTTGAAGGCGTCAACCAGTGTACGATGCTGTTGAGCGAGCCGGGGGATATCGCCTGGGTAGAAAACCCCGGCTATAGCGGGGCAAAAAGCGCGTTTGTTAAAACCGGCCTGGCAATGACGGGAATACCGGTTGATGACGAGGGAATGTGCTGGGAAGGGCTGGATGCGCCTGCACCCTCACTGATTTTTACCTCACCTTCGCACCAGTTCCCTTACGGGAGCGTGCTCAGCGCGCGGCGGCGGCTGGCGCTGCTGGAGCTCGCCCGGCAGCACAACGCGTGGATCATTGAAGATGATTACGACAGCGAGTTCCGTTATGCCGGTGAGCCCGTACCGGCGATGCTGGGAATGGTCAACAATGCGCCCGTTGTGTATCTGGGGACGTTCAGTAAAACGCTGTTTCCGTCGCTCCGGATGGGATTTATGGTGTTACCGCCAGCGCTGGCGAAAGCGGCTCGCCCGGCCATCGGCTCGCTGTTGCGCGGTGGGCACCGTGCCGAACAGCGCACGCTGGCGCTGTTCATTGAGGACGGTCATTACGCTCGCCATCTTGCCGCCATGCGTCGGCTCTACCGTAAACGCTATCGCCAACTGCGGGAGGTGCTGGGCGCAGAGCTTCATGCGCCGCACCGTATTCTGGCCGGTGAAGGCGGGATGCATCTGACGCTGGCGATAGACAATATTGATGACCAGAAACTGGTGGAGCAGGCGAGGGCGTTTCAACTGGCACCCGCTGCACTGAGCGGGTACTACCTGGAGGCGAAGCAGGGGCAAACCGGTCTGGTTTTAGGTTACGGCAATACCTCTGCTTCTCAGTTTGCCTCGGGGATCCGACGTCTGCAGGCGCTCATCACGCAGCAGCAGGGCGGGAAAGGCTAA
- a CDS encoding YlaC family protein, translated as MTEIQRLLTATIDDLNLREKRDNRPRFSISFIRKHPGLFVAMYAAWLATLIVMLTSETLVDSVWLLVVLFVVFNAFFFFDVNPRYRYEDIDVLDFRVCYNGEWYNTRFVPAELIENILHSPAVEAGQKEKLQKMVSTKGQLSFYDVFSLSRPAAA; from the coding sequence ATGACCGAGATACAGCGCCTGCTTACCGCCACCATCGACGATCTTAACCTCCGCGAAAAGCGCGACAATCGCCCACGCTTTAGCATTAGCTTTATTCGCAAACATCCTGGACTGTTTGTCGCCATGTATGCCGCCTGGCTGGCGACGCTTATTGTAATGCTGACATCCGAAACGCTGGTGGACTCCGTCTGGCTGCTGGTTGTACTGTTTGTCGTCTTTAACGCCTTTTTCTTTTTCGACGTGAATCCGCGCTACCGTTACGAAGATATCGACGTGCTCGATTTCCGGGTCTGCTACAACGGCGAATGGTACAACACGCGTTTCGTGCCAGCGGAACTGATCGAAAACATCCTGCACTCTCCGGCGGTTGAAGCCGGGCAAAAAGAGAAGCTGCAGAAAATGGTCTCCACCAAAGGACAACTCTCTTTCTATGATGTCTTTAGCCTTTCCCGCCCTGCTGCTGCGTGA
- the maa gene encoding maltose O-acetyltransferase — protein sequence MSLEKQKMIAGEHYRPGDETLRADRLRARHLVYRYNHTAPDEKTERQNILAELLGQSEGAYIEPSFRCDYGYNIYLGKNFYANFDCVMLDVCPVHIGDNCMLAPGVHIYTATHPLDAEERNSGVEFGKPVSIGDNVWIGGRAVINPGVTIGDNVVVASGAVVTKDVPANVVVGGNPAKIIKTL from the coding sequence ATGAGCTTAGAAAAACAGAAGATGATTGCCGGTGAACATTATCGTCCCGGCGATGAGACGTTACGGGCCGACCGACTGCGAGCCCGCCATCTGGTCTATCGCTATAACCACACCGCACCTGATGAAAAAACAGAACGCCAGAACATTCTGGCGGAACTTCTGGGACAAAGCGAAGGCGCTTATATAGAACCGAGTTTCCGCTGCGACTATGGATATAACATTTATCTGGGCAAAAACTTTTACGCTAACTTCGACTGTGTAATGCTGGATGTCTGCCCTGTTCATATTGGCGATAACTGCATGCTCGCGCCGGGTGTTCATATTTATACGGCAACCCACCCGCTGGATGCGGAGGAACGCAATAGCGGCGTGGAGTTTGGAAAACCTGTCAGCATTGGCGATAACGTCTGGATTGGTGGCCGGGCGGTCATTAACCCTGGCGTCACTATTGGTGATAATGTCGTGGTGGCCTCCGGCGCCGTCGTGACGAAAGACGTCCCGGCTAACGTCGTCGTTGGCGGCAACCCGGCCAAAATCATTAAAACGCTGTGA
- a CDS encoding HHA domain-containing protein, whose protein sequence is MSDKPLTKVDYLMRLRRCQSIDTLERVIEKNKYELSDNELAVFYSAADHRLAELTMNKLYDKIPTSVWKFVR, encoded by the coding sequence ATGTCTGATAAACCACTCACAAAAGTCGATTATTTGATGCGCTTACGACGTTGTCAGTCAATTGACACGCTTGAGCGCGTCATTGAAAAGAATAAATACGAGCTTTCGGATAATGAGCTGGCGGTATTTTATTCAGCCGCTGACCATCGTCTTGCCGAGCTGACAATGAATAAGCTGTATGACAAAATCCCTACTTCTGTGTGGAAATTTGTCCGTTAA
- the tomB gene encoding Hha toxicity modulator TomB — MDEYSPKRHDIAQLKFLCESLYHDCLANLDESNHGWVNDPTSAINLQLNELIEHIATFALNYKIKYNEDNKLIEQIDEYLDDTFMLFSSYGINAQDLQKWRKSGNRLFRCFVNVSRANPVSLSC, encoded by the coding sequence ATGGACGAGTACTCGCCAAAAAGGCATGATATCGCGCAGTTGAAATTTCTCTGCGAATCCTTGTACCATGACTGCCTTGCCAACCTTGATGAAAGCAACCATGGCTGGGTAAACGACCCAACGTCTGCTATCAATTTACAGTTGAATGAGCTGATAGAGCATATCGCAACCTTCGCACTTAATTATAAAATTAAGTACAATGAAGATAATAAGCTCATTGAGCAAATTGATGAATACCTGGACGACACCTTTATGTTGTTCAGCAGTTACGGCATTAACGCCCAGGATTTGCAAAAATGGCGTAAATCGGGGAACCGGCTATTCCGCTGTTTCGTCAACGTGAGCAGAGCTAACCCGGTTAGTCTTTCCTGTTAA